In the genome of Hemitrygon akajei chromosome 21, sHemAka1.3, whole genome shotgun sequence, the window CATGCCCAGAATTTCGAGACATCTTCCAAACCTTGTTTAACAAATCCGACAAGTGGCAGTTCTACAGTGACGACAACGAAGAGGAGCTTCAGGCCAACGCTCTGGATCTGGTCTGGTTTGCCCTGCTGCGGTGCCCTGGCTGGGTAAACGGGGACACCGTCGTTTGGGGAGAGAACCTCCTGTACGTGAGGAGCGAGTGTCTAATGAAAGGCCAACCCCTCTTCTGTTGTGCATCACCCTTTGCTTCCTTCTGCAACGACATCTTCATGAACACGTTCAGTAAGGGGATTGTGAGTAACCTGGCAGGGGAGAGGAATGCTATGATTTTAACAGATGCCCGGTGTTTACCAGGTACAGAAGGAGGTGGTACCTACATCATATCCCAGGATCTGTACTATCTAGCAGGTTTGATTGTAGCACCTCTCTGCTGGAAAGCCAATGAGTGGGTTGGACTGACTTTGGTCTGCTCTGTGACTTGCATTTTGGAGGCCATTGGAAGAATTGTGAATGGATTCAAGATCCttggtcctccatctctgactgCCTTAGGGAGTCAGGGCTTAACTCGGCTGCTTGGCTCTGTAGTCCTCCTAGAGTCTGGCAGAGTTTGGGGATCTGGTGTGCTTGTCAGCCCTAGACTGATCATCACATGTAGACACGTGTTAGACCAAGCGGCATCTGTCAGAGTGAAAATACAGTCGGGCTCAAACGGGTAAGACACATCCAAAGTTCTGAAACTCTGAAGTAAtaatacaaaatgctgggaaaGTTCATCAGGCCAGAATCACGGAGagagattcagattcaggttcactTATTTATCAAGTACATCAAAATATCCAGTGAAATCTTTTGTTTGCATtaccaaccaacacaacctaaggacgtGCTAAGGGCAGTCCACAAGGGTCGCCACACATTCTGTTACCAACATAGCACACCCACGGTGTTCAGTGGATCAATAGAAGCAACTacaaaaacaacaaaacaaaataacaacagcaaggtctctctctctctctcacacagacacacacacacacacacacacacacacacacacacacacacacacacacacacacacacacacacacacacacacacacacacacacacacacacaccccttccccctcccccccaccccccaaccccagGACTCACAGACATCAGCCCTCTGAGGGAATGAGTTGCTCTTTCAGGTCAAGATTTTATCAGAGGTAGGTCTGCGATGGCTATATGGAACTGTACATTCTCACAGTGTGGAGGACATTTGCTATTGACTAGAAGTGAAGAGCAGTTTTGCATTTCTTCTTGATGACCACATGTGCACAATCTGAACATCACCGAGTGCTCCAGGCTTCTGAGCAGACATATGTATCCATGCCATTTGAAAGGACCCCCAGCCAGGGAGGGTAGAGGGAGTCACATTACATACCTGACTGGAGATACACAAGTGCCACATCtctaggttcaggaatagctgctTTCTTACAGCTATCGGGTTCTTGAACCAAACTACACACAACCCTAAACCTAACTCACCAACGGAGCACTGCAAACCACCTGGTACAACAATGGATCTGTCTCTGAATGGCTTCTTTTCTATTTTGGTCTTTGAACACTTTTTCTCCCTTCACAGTCATTTATTATTCATGTGTCATTTGTATTCTGTGTGTTGACACATCACCGGCACCAGTCTACCTGTCAACAAGGACAGGTATACAGAAATGTAGCAGGAAAGGGTCACGGAcacatcctgctcatggactgtttgcccactcccatcagggaggaggttatgtAGCATCACGCCAGACTCAAGAACGGTCACTTTTCCCAAGCAATAGGACTGATCACCatctccaccactactttattatttcctgtcatgtcgccttatgtacagcctagaatcatatttatatatatatatatatatatatatatatatatatatatagattgattgtaaGATATCTTATGTATTTCtgtttattgtgtgtttttttattattgtgttctttatcttttgtgtttttttgtgctgaatcagatcaggagtaacaattattttgttctccttacattaaacaatcttgaattttgattGTACCTCCAGTACATCATATGATGCTATTggaagcaagtttttcattgtttccTCTACTGCACTGACTGATGaatgtgacaataaactcgacctCAGGACACAACAAATTGCCAGATGAgcacagtaggtcaggcagcatctaagcagggaaatgagcagttgacttttcaggctgagatctttcatcagaattggaaaggaaagaAAGGGGCAAAAGCCAGAATGAAAAAAGATGGTGGGAGGGGGTGGAGCACAAGTTGGCAGGAAATAGGTGAGAACAGAAAAGTAGCTGGATTAGCGAGAGGGTCGAGAAGGAATTCTGTGAGAAGcgatgaggtggtaggtggaaaaggtTAAGGAAGAAGAGGCTGAACTTGACTTGAATCCAAAGCAATGGTCTGATCATAAAAGGAAATGAGGGCTTAAATTTCCACTATAGACTCGTGGATGAGACTCCGCAGTAGAGCCCAGACACACAACTGTCCCCATTATGGTAGACTGATCCTCTAATAACATTCTGAGGGAAATCTTTGTTGTGGAAAATGCAGTTGTTTGGTTAAGACGTTAATCCTGTCTCAGGTCAATGTCAAAAACTCCTCGTGCTTCTGGTGTCCTGGCCAACACAATATCCTCAATCAGCTCCATTATGAGCAACAGATTATCTGCATGTTCACCTAATTATTAAATTATTTTACTGTTCGACAGTCACAATAGCTCAGAATAATTCATTGTTGACAAAGTACTTTGGAACTTTATTAAGATTacaatatatattgtaaataggTCATATATGCTTGCACACGTAACACATTCAGTATGATAAACCATCCCAAGGCATCTCACAGGAACATTTTCCAGTATCATTTTGCATCAATAGTACCACAAAAATTAGCCCAACAATTGGTTAAACTGGTATAAATAAAGTATATTTAAAGGGAAGCTAGATGTGTACTTAGAATTGGCTTGTATGGAAGGTAATTCTAGTGAAGAAGACATACACGAGACTGCTGGAGTCTGAAGCAATAAACAATCAATTTTGGATCAAAACTCTACTTCAGGACTTGATGCAGAGTTTTAACCCAAAATGTGaacaattccttttctcccacagacgctgcttgacccggtgagttcctccaacagattcttGCTAAGTAAGATAGGCTTGTGTGGAAGATCAATATCATTGCAGACTATTTTGCCTGGAAGGGTTATTGTTGAACTTTCTAGTGAAAGTTAACTGAgtaaggctgcagaaggatttagacagattaggagaatgggcaagaaagtggcaagtgaaatacaatgttggaaaatgcatggtcatgcactttggtagtagaaataaatgtacagactattttctaaacagggagaaaatccaaaaatctgtgatgcaaagagacttgggagtcctcgtgcagaacaccctacaggttaacttgcaggtcgagtcagtggtgaggaaaacaaaggcaatggtagcattcatttAAAAAGTCTAGGatacaagagtagggatgtgatgttgaggctttataaggcacttgagtatcatgaacagttttgggctccttgtctaagaaaagaCGTGTTGGCATTGGataggttcacagggatgattctgggCATGGAAGGGTTATTATGCAAGGAAcatttgataactctgggtcttgctggaatttaaaggatgaagggggatctcgttgaaaccattcgaaagttgaaaggcctaaacatagtagatgtggaaaggatgtttcccatggtgggggggtctaggacaagagggcacagcctcaggacagaggggcgtccatttgaaacagagatgcagagaaatttctttagccaggtggtggtgaatttgtggaacgtattaccacaggcagctggtggaggtcaggtcatagggtatatttaaggcagaggttgataggttcttgattggacacagcaccAGAGATTATGGGGacaaggctggggagtgggactgagaaggggaaaaaaggatcagccatgattgaatggcagagcagacttgatgggccaaatgtcctagtTCTGCTCTGATGGCATATGATCTTatcaggaaaaggcaggagaacaggttTGAGAGAGAAGTGGATcacccatgataaaatggcagagctgacACGATggaccaaattgcctaattctgtttTCTATGTATTACGGTTTTATAAgctgttgctcttccaccctgagggtagcctcattatggcacaagaggaggtcatggactgacatgtcagaacaggaatgggaatagaaattaaaatgtttggcctctgGAATTTCCGCTTTTGGTATCTGCTGTGTAGCAAGTGCCCAAATGCTTGGCCATTTTGGTTGATTCACAGGAGTTTATTTTAGGCAGGGAAAACAGGAGATAGCGAGTGGCATTtgaagggggggtggggtggatggCATTTCTAGAGCTTAACGTCTTGGCCGGTGTACTCATATgagacagtgctggagtgacCATGATTGAGGATATACAATAGGTCAGGACTGGAAGAATGCAGAAAATTGGAGAGGAGTTAGGTTTGGAGGAGGGGGAGATGCTGAAACAGAGAGGCAAGTTAGTGGAGACGAGTAATACAGGTTCAGCACGATCCCATTGAATCGTGGCATGGGTCTGAGAAGCAGTGTGGTCCAATCttaatattttattatttagagatacagcagggtaacaaggcctttctggcccaatgaacatgcaccacccaattacaccatcATCCCATTAACCGACTAACCTGTACGTAGttagaatgtaggaggaaactagagtGCGAGGAGAAAACCATGAGGTAACAGGGAgagtgcacaaactccttacagacagcggcaggattgCATCTGGGTTGTTGGTGCTATAGTAGCATTAGGCTAACTGCTACATCACCATGACGCTCGCTATTAGATTATGTCATTCTTCAAAGGATGTGTATTTTAAAACTAACGTAGTGACAGTTTGGGAGCCGTCACAGATCGACAAATACGGGATGGATGAAAGAGGCAGTGAGAGTTAGGCAGGTAGCAAAGTTGTGGCTGAGCTCAAAATTTTGGAGCTGTTGGTGAATTCTAGCTTTCTGCTCGGGTATCTGCTAAGGACATAACGCTGAGCTTTTATACGGTATTAATCAGGcggcttggagtattgtgagcagctttgggccccttatctaagaaaaatgtgctggcattggggaggatccagaggaggttcatgagaatgattcctggaatgaaagggtaaacacatgaggagtgtttgatggctctgggcctgtactcactggagaatgaggaaagattcagattcagtttattgtcatttagaaaccacaaatgcaatgcagttaaaaaatgagacaacgttcctccagaatgatatcacaaaagcatttgacaaaatagactacactagaaaatccacataagaTCTAAattaaacctatcaaatattgaaagccctagatggagtggatgtagagagaatgtttcatatagtgggtgattctaggaccagagggcacagcctcagaacacaggaatgcccatttagaacagagataaaacttgaatttctttagccagagggtggtgaatctgtggaattcattgccacagacagctgtagaggtcaactcattgggcatatttaaagcaaagattgatagattcttgattagccaatgCGCcagaggttatgaggagaaggcaggagcatggggttgaaagggataatacatcagctatgttggaatggtggagcaaactcaatgggccaaatagcctacttctgcttctatgtcttctaCGTTCAGTAAGCATCAGCAAAGCGGAATTTCAGTGTTGCAGCTCTCCACAGTGAACGGCTGCACCCTGGGGAATGGAGAAGAGAGAGACCTCGGGGGGACAAGTACAAGGTTCCTGGAAAGTGGTGATTCAGTAGACAAGGTGGGGAATAAAGCAGATGGCATGCTTTCCTTCATCAGCCAGGCCATGGACTACAAGAGTTGCGGCATCACATTACAGCTGTGTGAGTCTTTGGAACATCTgaaatattgtgtgcatttctggttacCCGTAGTAAGAATGTGATTAATCTAGAAAAGGTACAGAGAAATGTTTCTGAAACTGGATTATTTTTGTATTCgctcagtttgtcttttacatgttggttgtttgttggtctttgtagtttttcattgattcttctgtatttctttgttttactgtgaatgtgtgcaagaaaatgtatctcagagttgtatatggagacatttctgtacttcgataataaatttactttgaactttgaacagttaCCTTGTGTTAAAGGGAAGAGTGGTGTTTGCCACAAAGAAAAATTCAGCCTACGATGTGGCATTGGTGGAACTGGAAGAAGATCACTCATTGACTGAAATACCCACTATTGCTTCTGAGTTTAAGATGGGTAAGGATTGATCAAGGGTTAGCTCAAGGAAGCTAATTGAATGGATATAATTCAGAACAAAAATTACATTTTCAACCAAATATTCTCACTTAAGAGGTCAGTATAAGGATATATATATTAgaaattcatttaattttcaacaACAGTTTTTATAGAATCATTAGAGCCTAGAAGGAGGCCATTATATTCTTTCCCTATACCCCTGCAAGTTATTTCCCCCATCCAGCTCCCTTTTGCAAGCCCTGATTAATTTTATTTCCACTACACTTAAGGCAATGAATCCCATATCCTGACAATTACATTGAACTCTTAATGCGATGAACTCAATAATGAAGcatttgaaattttaaaaatctttcctGCAAAGTGTCTGCAAATTCTTCGAGCTATAGTTTCACtaccattttatttttaaattctccCTAATTTAACAACCTTTGGATGGATGGAGTTTGATTTGAATGTATAAAAGTCAAGGATGTGGCTTACAAGGTTTCTATCTAAATACCACTTATCAAACCTGCTACATGTTGACTGAATTACTCTTAACTTTCTCCTAGTTGCGTATAATACCATGTTTCACAAAGTTAGCACTCACAAAGTTAACTACTGATTGTGAAACTGCCAACCCCCTTTGAGTAAATGTGCTGATAGGTCAGATATTGCAATGTAGCTAACAGGGAACAAAGCCATCCAGCACAGTTGATAAAAGCTTATCTCCATTTCACAGTGTGAGAACCCATTGACACAGAGGAACATACATTACTGGTTAAATTTTACATTTATTAACAGGTCAGCGGCAATTTTTTAAAGCAAAGCAATGCATGGAAAAAGTCTTCTGTCATTCTGGAAATGTTTGTGCTTGTCTTTGACAATTTGCATTTTTtgttatagaatagtacagcacatttttTAGTGGGGGAGATGACAATATGAAAGAAATTGAAGCATTAAAACCTGATATTCTTCATATTGACTAGGCGTAGTCATAACACAATTTCGGTTCAAAAAGCTGCACTGAATAGTAAATCCTACTGCAAATTCAGCATAAATCTGAGCCTCTGTGTCTGCTGTGAGGATTAAGGTATCAACAGTCAGGAATCAAGACAAAAATAACAGCTGCTGGGAATCCAAATTAAAACAGGGTAGCAAAAGTAGCTCTTGTCTTTGAACAATACTCGTCTAACATTGCCATTGCATGTTCgtggtctgctgctgctgtagcccatccacttcaagtttctgCATGCTGTGCAATCAGAGGTGCCGTTCTGCCCACCACCTGtagcacgtggttatttgagtttaatgtcaccttcctgtcaatctggccattctcctctgacctctctcattaaaaaggcatatttgtccacagaactgctgttgcctggatttttttttctgttgttttccgtaccattctctgtaaactctagagactgttgtgggtGAAAAAACCACAAGGTgaacagtttctgaggtactcattgttggtctggcaccaacaatcattccacggtcaaagccacttacatcacatttcttccccattcttatgttttggtctgaacaacaactgaatctcttgaccatgcttGCATGCTTTTATCCATTGAGCTGCTTctgtatgattggctgattagatatttgcattaacgagcaggtctacctataaagtggtcactgagtatatgGTGATATTGTAGGGGAGAGAGGTTCTCCTCTTTGTATAACCAGCaggttctacagatgctgtaaatccagagcagCGCGCACAAAAtggcacccactgctctttgtgtaataaaacttgcccttcacatctcctttgaatttaccccctctcattttaaatgcatgctctctagtattagacatttcaaccctggggaaaagtactggctgtctactctattgaTGTTTCTCGTAATCTTAAGGATCTCTGTCAGTTCCCCGCTCATCCTCCGTAACTGtagagaaaacaaaccaagtttgtccaacctcttcttatagtgcatgctctctaatccaagcatcatcctggtgaactgtttctgctccctctccaaagctttgaCATCCTTCATCCTTCAAGAAGGCTGTCCATTACCTAgatgaatggtgcagcagactcaaggGGTTCAGGTGACATATTCTTGTTCCTATTATCGTCTCTCTGGAAGCAGTTATGTTTTGTGTTTAACTGAAGCATAGCTGTGAAAGCCTCCTGCAGTTGTCAACGGTCTGTAGTGTGCACTTCTTTCAGAACTATGGTGTCTCAAAGGTCCATAGTAAACACTTTCTCAGACCCTTGAGAATGTGGGCGAAAAAGTTCTTCTTTTCCatggatgaggagaaacttccttCAAAGCAATGCCAGGAAGACCAAAGCTGTTGTCTTCAGCCCCATCACAAATTCTGCCCCTACCGTCCTTCTGCTCTCTACCTTACTTTCATTTTGAGGTGCTCTTCAACACTAGagcagcgtagcagttagcgtaacctTTTACGGTGGCGGTGATTGGGATTCAATTCTGCCACTCTgtttaaggagtttgcacgttctccccgtgaccacatgagtttccccTGGGTTAcaaaggttagggttagtaaattgtgcacatgctacgttggcactgaaagtgtggtgacacttgcgagcTGCTCCTAGCATACCTCTGGACTGGTTGAGGCAAACagtatatttcactgtatgtttcgaagtttcaatgtacatctgacaaataaagcttatctttaatCTATCTTAATAGACAAGCTTCTGGTCACCTGACTAATATTTCTTTATTTGGTTTAATGTAAGATTTTCTTCTCTAATGCTCTTGACAGGTGCCCAAATAAAGTATTAAATGCATTTTATAAATGCAATTTGTTGTTGCGTTTACGTTGCCAGGGCATCTTAAGGGGTTTTATGAGATTGGAAGTACTTTTGCAGTGGAATCACTTTTGTAAAATAGGAAACAGAATAAAACTACAAAGGTCCACATCATAATGACAAGGACATTGGAAAGGGCAGAAATCTCATTCAGGTGTAAGGAAAGATGGACTCTGTGCCACACTCTAACATATGATCAAACTCATGGTCACTTTTTTCAAATGTGATGTGATATTTCAAGTGAATTCATGTGCTGCTATTGCAGGAGAGGACGTCTGTGTGATTGGCTATGGAGTGTTTGGCCGTGCATGTGGGCCCTCGGTGACAGCAGGGGTTCTGTCTGCCGTGATCTCTATGGAGGACCGACCTGTAATGCTCCAGACCACCTGCGCTGTTCACGCTGGGGCTAGTGGCGGACCTGTCTTTCGAACCGAAAGTGGAGAGTTACTGGGTAGGTGATCTGTGTTTGGAGTTCACAGAGAAGGTCAACTCTTTACAGGTTAGGGTGGAGAGATTGGTTGTGCTATGGAGTGCAGGGTCAGTGGTTCTCCAGGCTGTCTTGGACAGTACTTATCCCTCAACAAAAGCACCAAAATAAATGGTGATTGCTGTCTTGGGAGCTTGCTTTGTGCATATTGGCACAGCTGGTGAAACTTCAATGCCTATTGATGTGGGGTTTGCAAAATCTTCCTGTAGTGCTTAGGGATTGAAGAAAACCCCCCAAAACCCTAATTGGCCTTTCTGTAATGAGTGGGCTAATGTGAATCCGTGGAATCTGAGAAGAATGTTGAGATTAATAAAATAGGATTAAATTAGatactcagtgggctgaagggcttttgtttttactgtgcaaTGTGTATGACAGACTACCACCACATGTTCATGGATTAACtttttcaccatatacatttacatgtattaggattTTGCTGTCATGTGTTGGcagaacatgcaacaaaaaacagcaTTCAACAATGATAAAGAAATAATTACATTAAACATATAAGTTATAGCATGGATCTGCAATTAAATGTGTATAAATGCCATCGAGTATTTGCAATGTAAGCAGCGTTATAAGTACAGTACTGGCTTAATGTTTTTACAGTGCAGAGtggtgactgaggtaatagagggGGTGagggggctaactagaatggttgatcaggttAACTGCCTGGGGGATAAAACTTTTAAATTACCGTGAGATTTTTATTTCAATAGCCCTATGGCCCTTTCCAGAAGAGAGCTTTTAGAAAAAGCTAAAGGTGTGTGGTGCCTTGAATTATTTTTCCTGAGATTTTTCTTTGAgctggacacatacaagtcctgcagtaTCTTCCACATTACAAGAAGAGCCACCTTGGTTGTGAAGCCTTTTGGAATGTCCTTAATCGCATCACTGTTTTGTAAAATACTTCGCATCAGATTGCCTTGGGATTCACTGTACGTTCACCCTTTTGTCTCCACGCAGGGAGATTCTGTTAAAGACATTTGGTGATCATCCTTAACACCAATGTATCAGTGTTAAACTTGTGATGTTTCTCCCTGCAGGGATTGTTTCCAGCAATGCCCGAAATAACTTAAGGGGAGCCACCTACCCCCACCTAAACTTCAGCATTCCAATCACAGTCCTGCATCCTCTTCTGTCCGCCTACTGCCAAACGAGCGATGCCACGGTCTTTGAGGAACTGAACAAAGAAAACAAACATCTCCACGCACTTTGGACACTCCGGGCCAGAACTTCAAGCCCTAGGAGGAGCAAACTGTAACTCTGGCTTTTTCCTGTTTGGTCACTCATTGCTGACGGTACCAAGAGCAGAGGGGACTTAAATCCAGGAGACCTGAAGCTGGGAGGAGTTTCCTTTTGACACCATCTGCTGGTATCTCAAAAATGGCCACAatcaatcaatagcctgtaacttccgtTTCAGAGTCAAGCTTTTGAACCATCTGTACGGACTGAATCAAGGCGGTCAGGCGGGGTCCCGAGAGCAGGGAACCAGCAAGTGTTTGgctgctggagcagacttgaggCAGTTCAATGCAGCAGAATCAAGGTGGCAGAGCCCAGGCCCAAGAATGAGGAACAAGCTGATGTTTCACTGATTTcagcaccaggccagattgaaaaggtcagattGTCAGGGATTACTcatttctgtgctgaactgaggctgagcctGTAACTAACATGCTCCTGGACCAGTTGCAGTgaactggcttcgtggctgtgagctcacttttgtgaacttcagttctgaatgttaagtgcttacttttattgtttacatgattttTTTCTGTACATTTTATGTTTTAAGGTCTTCTTAATGGGTtcaattgggtttctttgttttgtggctgcctgtaaggcgatgaatctcaaggttgcatatagTATACTTTGATAacgaaatgtactttgaactttgaaattgaagCTCAATGGTTGCAACTTGTCCCAAATCTAAGGAATTTGGGAATATCCTATGTATTCCATGTATTATCAGAAATGAATGCATATATGTGCCAATGTTGGGCTCGTGGTTAGGAACAGATTAAAGTTTGGTTTTCAATGTGACTTAAATCTTTTTGCTTGGATTCTAAATAATTATTGTGACAACCTGTCTTTGTCAGGAGGGGTCTTAAAGTGGCAAAACAGTTCTACTGATCACATGACCCAGCTAAAAGAGAGGAGTTGATGAGCAGGGTTCCAGTGGTAATAACTATTTACCGATAATGCACATCCAGCTTCCTAACTGaaacaaatataaatgaataaaaCATACCAGGAAGATTTGCATTGGTTGTGCTGGCTCTCCTTAAAGAACTGGTGGAGATGATAGACAAGATGTCCATAAgacttagcccattgagtctgctccacaattccaacatggctgatttattatccttctcaaccccattctcctgccttctttccgtaacctttgacatccttacaaatcaagaacctatcaacctctgctttaaatatacccaatgacttggcctccacagccatctgtggcaatgaattccatagattcaccccccactggctaaagtaattcctcctaatctctgttttaaagggacattgtATTCTGAGACAGTGCCTAGACTCCcacattattggaaacatcttttccatgtCCACTTTATCAAGGACAAGggatcccaaccttttttatgccatggaccaacaatTAAGCAACAGGTCCATGGACcgcagattgggaacccctgatctagcttttaaatattcaataggtcattcttttgaattccagtgagtacaaacccagagccagcaaatgctCATGTCGTACATGAAGTGCCACAAATCGGAGAAGACTGTGAAGGTTAGAACCGACACAGTGTGGAGCAAAGCACAGAGTGAACATCTGTGCTCAGAAAGGAAGAAACAGCCACAGCTGCCCTGAAGCAAAGTACAATAGCAGCAACTGGAAACAGTTTCATTCCCTGCTCTCTGAGTTAATTGAAAGTTGAAGCTTGGTTCTTTGGTGGCACTGCCATCTCTGAACCAGACGTCTGGCTCACTCAgctgtcagaggtagtttttttttaagaatggTGGACTCATTCAGCGcactgccagcggcggtggtagaggcagagagattggagatatttaaaagactcttagataggcacttggATGGGAAAAGAAGTGAAGGACTATgttgaagggaagggggagattgatcttggaatagttGGGTcggtataacattgtgggctgaagagcttctactgtactgttctgtgatcCATCTTCATGCTCCAGAATGATGCTGAGTGAGTGCTGACCTTTGAACCAGATGTTAAACAGAAGTGTTGCCTACCTATTCCACTGGTTAAGCAGAAATCAGGCACTTTTTTCACAGGTAGAGGCAATGTTCCAACTGGTTCATAACCACATAAGAGTTGGCAGGAGTTTGACCATTTAAACCTGTTGTGCTACTCATAAAGattctccaatttgcctactgaagcaacagctccacagtagatgccatttcactggctcttcacacaatgctggaacatctggacagcaaagataaagggtgctctttatcaattacagctcagcatttaataccatcatcccctcaaaactaatcagtaaactccaagacatGGCATCAATACCCccttggatcctg includes:
- the tysnd1 gene encoding peroxisomal leader peptide-processing protease, encoding MIAPERCSCVVSASLRSRGDGLRVAAEESRLPATSAAEPRRDGSWGCSGLLLDRKRGLVLCHGQIFFPFLRQAQQDPNRQPFLLPGAFHPDLQIHIQFPGAMSRAQPQPRLPLATHHAGALAAESESSHLDYSPKRPSLTDGVVKAQSCSQAEMLMMFPCPEFRDIFQTLFNKSDKWQFYSDDNEEELQANALDLVWFALLRCPGWVNGDTVVWGENLLYVRSECLMKGQPLFCCASPFASFCNDIFMNTFSKGIVSNLAGERNAMILTDARCLPGTEGGGTYIISQDLYYLAGLIVAPLCWKANEWVGLTLVCSVTCILEAIGRIVNGFKILGPPSLTALGSQGLTRLLGSVVLLESGRVWGSGVLVSPRLIITCRHVLDQAASVRVKIQSGSNGYLVLKGRVVFATKKNSAYDVALVELEEDHSLTEIPTIASEFKMGEDVCVIGYGVFGRACGPSVTAGVLSAVISMEDRPVMLQTTCAVHAGASGGPVFRTESGELLGIVSSNARNNLRGATYPHLNFSIPITVLHPLLSAYCQTSDATVFEELNKENKHLHALWTLRARTSSPRRSKL